One Anopheles marshallii chromosome 3, idAnoMarsDA_429_01, whole genome shotgun sequence genomic region harbors:
- the LOC128716238 gene encoding uncharacterized protein LOC128716238 — translation MKVRHHSHHGTKSDKGCYSSSSSSSSSSSMALREVDTDAIDRRRCSRTAAVSSTTTTVATNGRNLRWQRRTSSAVHSNSSSSTSGTGWRRRSSRALDSEPPREDDSNTLTSKRRRYRNVNARLRCCLPGVGTSSALTIALVIALQLVALQPTVLHCAKTFYMHWNTTNSIFRIDNTDHIIDVNKGNAQFEYDQVHIICPVYEPGTFDNETEKYIIYNVSKVEYETCRITNHDPRIIAICDKPNKLMFFTITFRPFTPQPGGLEFLPGNDYYFISTSSKDDLHRRIGGRCTTDNMKVVFKVCCADDQQQQQHHGHLPSNGTVLGGGHSHDGSSSGGVSINTNNTISIDAFDPNSRLLPPAINTSQGNIVQNTVNWPVWNDGQQHQQPPHLPPHVRPPPATPAIIGVNGRHNHHYTASPPRTSINSGTGMGVGSGGSGGLYGNGNLNNHNYNINSPPSNVHPGQSKPTKKTKEYDKHPNEVVKNEELTYNNGAMAPRCSTRSVVVLAVAISLVFGRWTAATPIGSSWRFLTS, via the coding sequence ATGAAAGTCCGGCATCATTCTCATCACGGTACCAAGAGTGACAAAGGTTGCtacagtagtagtagcagcagcagcagcagcagcagtatggcTTTGAGGGAAGTAGACACAGATGCCATCGATCGACGACGGTGTAGTAGAACGGCAGCAGTATCGTCGACGACCACAACAGTAGCAACGAATGGACGAAATCTTCGGTGGCAGAGGCGAACGTCGTCGGCAGTCCACagtaatagcagcagcagcacctcGGGGACGGGCTGGCGAAGGAGAAGCAGTAGAGCACTGGACAGTGAACCTCCCCGGGAAGATGACAGCAACACACTCACCAGCAAACGGCGCCGGTACAGAAACGTAAACGCCCGGTTAAGATGCTGCCTGCCCGGTGTTGGCACCAGCTCCGCCCTGACGATCGCGCTGGTGATCGCGCTGCAGCTGGTCGCACTGCAACCGACCGTGCTGCACTGTGCCAAAACGTTCTACATGCACTGGAACACGACGAACAGCATCTTCCGGATCGACAACACCGACCACATCATCGACGTGAACAAGGGCAACGCGCAGTTCGAGTACGATCAGGTGCATATCATCTGTCCGGTGTACGAGCCGGGCACGTTCGACAACGAGACGGAGAAGTACATCATCTACAACGTGTCGAAGGTGGAGTACGAGACGTGCCGGATCACGAACCACGATCCGCGCATCATCGCGATCTGCGACAAACCGAACAAGCTGATGTTCTTCACCATCACGTTCCGCCCGTTCACGCCACAGCCGGGCGGTCTCGAGTTCCTACCGGGCAATGACTACTACTTCATCTCGACCTCCTCCAAGGATGACCTGCACCGGCGGATAGGGGGCCGCTGCACCACCGACAACATGAAGGTCGTCTTCAAGGTGTGCTGTGCGGatgaccagcagcagcagcaacatcacggCCATCTGCCGTCGAACGGCACCGTGCTCGGTGGTGGTCACTCCCACGACGGTTCCAGCAGTGGCGGTGTGTCgatcaacaccaacaacaccatCTCGATCGATGCGTTCGATCCGAACTCCCGGCTGCTGCCACCCGCCATCAACACCAGCCAGGGCAACATCGTGCAGAACACCGTCAACTGGCCGGTGTGGAACGATggccagcagcatcagcagcccCCGCATCTGCCACCCCACGTACGTCCACCGCCTGCAACGCCCGCCATCATCGGAGTGAACGGGCGACACAACCACCACTACACCGCATCGCCACCCCGCACCTCGATCAACAGCGGCACGGGGATGGGCGTGGGATCGGGCGGGTCCGGCGGTCTGTACGGTAACGGTAACCTTAATAACCATAACTACAACATAAACAGTCCACCGTCCAATGTACATCCGGGCCAGAGTAAACCGACGAAGAAGACGAAAGAGTACGACAAGCACCCGAACGAGGTGGTGAAGAATGAGGAGCTTACGTACAACAATGGCGCCATGGCACCGCGGTGTTCAACCCGCTCGGTAGTGGTGCTGGCGGTGGCCATTTCGCTAGTGTTCGGACGGTGGACGGCTGCCACACCGATCGGCAGCAGTTGGCGATTTTTGACGAGCTGA